A single window of Doryrhamphus excisus isolate RoL2022-K1 chromosome 5, RoL_Dexc_1.0, whole genome shotgun sequence DNA harbors:
- the org gene encoding oogenesis-related: MTSEHHSEAVEHSESAEGAVEVRRDGVIRSVLRGLFWPFGIVVRAYHGFWWVMGYRQPKQKTVQITSPARQSLTGHKRLYPVTRLLLNILPRWLQGALGYRLFTGIGRSLSPEVRVSPTKPCGKGSKRKQDELDDDDDDDEEEEEHQTWVEVLNQELADEGPEEDPDYEPSSVETDSEEYRSHNNTESDIEIHGKVMVVIEDVNTDAELPTP; encoded by the exons ATGACGAGTGAGCACCACAGTGAGGCAGTGGAACATAGCGAGAGCGCCGAG GGTGCAGTGGAGGTGAGGCGAGATGGCGTGATTCGCTCTGTGCTGCGGGGCCTCTTCTGGCCGTTTGGCATCGTG GTCCGTGCGTACCATGGTTTTTGGTGGGTTATGGGTTACAGGCAGCCCAAGCAAAAGACTGTCCAAATCACCAGTCCTGCACGCCAGAGCCTAACGGGCCACAAGCGCCTGTACCCGGTCACCCGCTTGCTGTTAAACATCCTTCCCCGCTGGCTGCAAGGTGCCCTGGGATACCGTCTCTTTACAGGCATCGGCCGCTCCCTCTCACCAG AAGTAAGAGTCTCTCCCACTAAACCATGTGGAAAGGGCAGCAAGAGGAAGCAGGATGAGTTggatgatgacgacgacgatgacgaggaggaagaggagcatcAAACCTGGGTGGAGGTGCTCAATCAGGAGCTCGCTGATGAAGGTCCTGAGGAGGATCCTGATTATGAG CCCAGTTCTGTAGAGACGGACAGTGAAGAGTACCGCTCTCACAACAACACAGAGAGTGACATAGAGATTCATGGGAAAGTGATGGTCGTTATTGAAGATGTCAACACA GATGCTGAGCTGCCCACACCTTAA